One region of Turicibacter bilis genomic DNA includes:
- a CDS encoding ECF-type riboflavin transporter substrate-binding protein, whose translation MNKNRSIQTIVAIGIGAAIFVVLSRFASIPTGIPNTSLETSYAVLALIALLYGPLAGFATGLIGHFLKDVLIFGSPWMSWIIASAMIGLVIGLISKSINIEDGVFGVKELIKFNVAQIVANIIGWFIIAPTLDVFIYAEPVDKVYSQGIVAGCVNMVTIGILGSLLVTTYAKTRTEKGSLTMED comes from the coding sequence ATGAATAAAAATCGATCAATTCAAACCATTGTAGCGATTGGTATTGGAGCAGCCATTTTTGTTGTTTTATCACGATTTGCTTCTATTCCAACAGGAATTCCAAATACAAGTCTAGAAACTTCTTATGCTGTATTAGCTTTAATTGCACTGTTATATGGTCCTTTAGCGGGATTTGCAACTGGATTAATCGGGCATTTCTTAAAAGATGTTTTAATTTTTGGTTCTCCTTGGATGAGTTGGATCATTGCATCAGCTATGATTGGACTTGTCATTGGACTTATTTCTAAAAGTATTAACATTGAAGATGGAGTATTTGGGGTTAAGGAGTTAATTAAATTTAATGTTGCACAAATTGTTGCTAACATTATTGGATGGTTTATCATCGCTCCTACACTAGATGTTTTTATTTATGCAGAACCTGTAGATAAAGTTTATTCACAAGGAATTGTTGCTGGATGTGTCAATATGGTGACAATTGGGATATTAGGCTCTTTATTAGTGACAACTTATGCAAAGACACGTACAGAAAAAGGAAGTTTAACAATGGAAGACTAA
- a CDS encoding NAD(P)/FAD-dependent oxidoreductase: MKKYDVIIIGGGPAGLFAAIMCANKKQRIAILEKNKSCGRKLLMAGAGKCNITQAGDIHHFLTCYGANAKFLKHALLSFQNEDLLNFFRKRGLEFMTTEKGKIFPKSLKSQDVLNVLLEECRRRSIEIHYESAVESLVKEEELFHLETVKGSFESPVVVVATGGLSYPHTGSTGDGFVWAKTFGHKIVPTKPALTPLKIKNYELSDMSGTSFEELPYTLWRNGKKIGSYQGDFLLTHTGVSGPGIINNSRFMQSGDVIKCNFVAAESIEEFRSNLTKKLNHGGKTLVKSIVRELNLTKRFADKVLELCEINDDLKCAELTKATRQKLLTTLTEYEMEVKELGGYHVAMVTTGGVSIKEISPKTMESKKVSNLYFIGEVLDIDGDTGGYNIQAAMSTAYIASQAINK, translated from the coding sequence TTGAAAAAATATGATGTGATTATTATTGGTGGTGGACCAGCTGGGTTATTTGCTGCTATCATGTGTGCAAATAAAAAACAGCGCATTGCTATTTTAGAAAAAAATAAATCGTGTGGTCGTAAGTTATTAATGGCGGGTGCAGGAAAATGTAATATTACACAGGCAGGTGATATTCATCATTTTTTAACGTGCTATGGAGCAAATGCCAAATTTTTAAAACATGCTCTATTGTCTTTTCAAAATGAAGACTTATTAAACTTCTTTAGAAAACGTGGATTAGAGTTTATGACAACTGAGAAGGGGAAAATTTTCCCAAAGTCGTTAAAATCTCAAGATGTATTAAATGTTTTACTTGAGGAATGTCGACGACGTTCGATTGAGATTCATTATGAATCAGCGGTTGAATCATTAGTAAAAGAAGAGGAACTATTCCATTTAGAGACAGTAAAAGGGAGTTTTGAAAGCCCGGTTGTTGTTGTTGCAACCGGTGGTTTAAGCTACCCGCATACTGGATCAACGGGTGATGGATTCGTGTGGGCGAAAACGTTTGGGCATAAAATTGTTCCAACAAAGCCAGCGTTAACCCCATTAAAAATTAAAAATTATGAGTTAAGTGATATGTCAGGAACTTCTTTTGAAGAACTACCTTATACATTATGGCGTAATGGCAAAAAGATTGGATCGTATCAAGGAGATTTTCTATTAACTCATACCGGTGTTTCAGGACCGGGAATCATTAATAATTCTCGCTTTATGCAATCTGGCGATGTGATAAAATGTAATTTCGTGGCCGCAGAATCGATAGAGGAGTTTAGAAGTAACTTAACTAAAAAATTGAATCATGGGGGTAAAACACTCGTTAAATCCATTGTTCGAGAATTAAATTTAACGAAACGATTCGCAGATAAAGTGCTAGAGTTATGCGAGATTAATGACGATTTAAAATGTGCAGAGTTAACAAAAGCAACGCGTCAAAAACTTCTCACAACTTTAACGGAATATGAAATGGAAGTGAAAGAATTAGGCGGATATCACGTTGCGATGGTAACAACAGGTGGAGTTTCAATAAAAGAGATTTCTCCTAAGACGATGGAATCAAAAAAAGTAAGCAACCTTTATTTCATTGGAGAAGTTTTAGATATAGATGGAGACACAGGTGGATATAATATACAAGCAGCTATGTCAACGGCCTATATTGCCTCACAAGCTATCAATAAATAA
- a CDS encoding zinc dependent phospholipase C family protein, which translates to MPSPIVHLEILYRLYEELQQPLNSELVLGVISPDAIHMRAGQTWEDKATTHFYHEADRSYEEAILTARQVISTHSQCFLLGYLIHIYTDYLWRDQIYAPYFHREKERIPRTQLYSLYYSDMGIIDEQVLLRATWIHEIRDLLSDPMAIAAHPLLTEHEITAWKEKVLCADLIKGTEEKGVQPLQVLSELEIKEFMNRACQELKRIFF; encoded by the coding sequence ATGCCATCACCGATTGTGCACTTAGAAATTTTATATCGATTATACGAGGAGTTACAGCAACCATTAAATTCGGAACTTGTTTTAGGTGTGATTAGTCCGGATGCCATTCACATGAGAGCAGGACAAACATGGGAAGATAAAGCGACTACCCACTTTTATCATGAAGCCGATCGAAGCTATGAGGAAGCCATTTTAACGGCACGTCAGGTCATTTCAACTCACTCTCAATGTTTTTTATTAGGATATCTCATTCATATCTATACGGATTATTTATGGCGAGACCAAATTTATGCTCCATATTTTCATCGAGAAAAAGAACGAATACCTCGGACACAACTATATTCGCTTTATTATAGCGATATGGGAATAATAGATGAGCAGGTTCTTCTTAGGGCAACTTGGATTCACGAAATTAGGGATTTACTAAGTGATCCGATGGCTATAGCTGCTCATCCCTTGTTAACTGAACATGAAATTACAGCGTGGAAAGAAAAAGTGTTGTGCGCTGATTTAATCAAGGGAACGGAAGAAAAAGGCGTCCAACCATTACAGGTCCTATCTGAACTCGAGATTAAAGAATTTATGAATCGAGCTTGCCAAGAACTTAAAAGGATTTTCTTTTAA
- a CDS encoding tetratricopeptide repeat-containing glycosyltransferase, with translation MNKYKVCVYAIAKNEEQFVDRWMDHVSEADLVVVLDTGSTDHTIEKFKSRGALVYQSKADKFRFDSARNECLEYIPTDVDICVSADVDDVIEYGWRKNLEKAWKKDTTRGFYLYNWSFNEEGQPLVQYTHNRIHARHGYHWIYPTHEIVEYIGEGEEKPVFLTGVVYNHYPDGAKDRSLNLPLLELAVEENPNSNRNLHYLGREYLFYQEWDKAIDMLKRYLDDPNSTWDEERSASMRFIARAYREKKDYSKSKKWLYLAMAETPNAREPYVERAQLSYLEQDWPAVYYFIHEALKIKEKSYGYVNEGFAWDATPYDLGALACYYLGLYQQAINYSNEALILSPHDPRLLSNHQYYLEHQEKYLKNSL, from the coding sequence ATGAATAAATATAAAGTATGTGTCTATGCAATAGCTAAAAATGAAGAACAATTTGTAGATCGTTGGATGGATCATGTAAGTGAAGCTGATTTAGTTGTTGTGCTTGATACGGGGTCAACGGACCATACAATAGAAAAGTTTAAATCTAGGGGTGCTCTTGTCTATCAATCGAAAGCAGATAAATTTAGATTCGATTCTGCACGAAATGAGTGTCTCGAATATATTCCTACAGATGTTGATATTTGTGTTTCGGCAGATGTTGATGATGTCATTGAATATGGTTGGAGAAAAAACTTAGAGAAGGCGTGGAAAAAGGATACGACTAGAGGCTTTTATCTATATAATTGGTCGTTCAATGAAGAGGGACAACCACTTGTTCAATACACACATAATAGAATACATGCGAGACACGGTTATCATTGGATTTATCCAACACATGAAATTGTAGAATATATTGGAGAAGGAGAAGAAAAACCAGTATTCCTTACAGGTGTAGTTTATAATCATTATCCTGATGGAGCAAAAGATCGCAGTTTAAATTTACCATTATTAGAGCTTGCTGTAGAAGAAAATCCAAATAGTAATCGAAATCTACATTATCTAGGCCGAGAATATCTATTTTACCAAGAATGGGATAAAGCAATTGATATGTTAAAGCGATATTTAGACGATCCAAACTCTACTTGGGATGAAGAACGATCAGCTTCTATGAGATTTATTGCTCGGGCATACAGAGAAAAAAAGGATTATTCTAAATCAAAAAAATGGCTTTATTTGGCGATGGCTGAAACGCCAAATGCGAGAGAACCTTATGTTGAAAGAGCACAGTTATCTTATTTAGAACAAGATTGGCCTGCTGTTTATTACTTTATCCATGAAGCATTAAAAATTAAAGAAAAAAGTTATGGTTATGTTAATGAAGGATTTGCTTGGGACGCAACGCCTTATGATTTAGGTGCACTCGCTTGCTATTACCTGGGCCTCTATCAGCAAGCAATTAATTATTCAAATGAAGCACTAATACTTTCACCACATGATCCAAGACTTTTATCTAATCATCAATATTACTTGGAGCATCAAGAAAAATATCTAAAAAACTCTCTCTGA
- a CDS encoding ABC transporter substrate-binding protein translates to MKKVFTLLTCAFVLVLTACSGGDKEKLNVYNVGEYIDPEVIKIFEKEFDCKVNYEVYDSNETMYQKVKAGGTSYDVVFPSDYMVEKMENEGLLLPLDYSKIPNFEYISDEYKNLPYDPENLYTVPYFWGTVGILYDKTVVTEPVDSWSILWDEKYKGNIFMYDSQRDSLMVALKLLGYSMNTQNVDELEEAKQLLIEQSPLVYAYVTDTVIDGMIAGNAALAVVYSGDATYIMSENEDMEFVIPKEGSNMWVDAMVIPSTAQNVELAHEFINFMQRPDIAQMNTEYVMYSTPNTEALANVTDEEWTQNEAYSPSKELLSSLPMETFRDPGSFITEYDRIWTEVLATSNR, encoded by the coding sequence ATGAAAAAGGTATTCACACTTTTAACTTGTGCATTTGTTTTAGTCTTAACGGCTTGTTCAGGTGGCGATAAAGAGAAATTAAATGTCTATAACGTAGGGGAATATATTGATCCTGAAGTTATTAAAATTTTTGAAAAAGAATTTGATTGTAAAGTGAATTATGAAGTATATGATTCAAATGAAACGATGTATCAAAAAGTTAAAGCTGGTGGAACGAGCTATGATGTCGTTTTCCCATCAGATTATATGGTTGAAAAAATGGAAAATGAAGGGTTGTTATTACCATTAGATTATAGTAAAATTCCTAATTTTGAATATATTTCAGATGAATATAAAAACTTACCTTATGATCCAGAAAATCTTTATACAGTTCCTTACTTCTGGGGAACAGTTGGAATTTTATATGATAAAACTGTCGTAACAGAACCAGTCGATTCTTGGTCTATCTTATGGGATGAAAAATATAAGGGCAATATCTTCATGTATGATAGCCAACGCGATTCATTAATGGTAGCCTTAAAATTATTAGGTTATTCAATGAACACTCAAAATGTTGATGAATTAGAAGAGGCTAAACAATTATTAATTGAACAAAGTCCATTAGTTTATGCCTATGTGACAGATACAGTTATTGATGGAATGATTGCAGGAAATGCTGCCTTAGCTGTTGTTTATTCTGGAGATGCAACATATATCATGAGTGAAAATGAAGATATGGAGTTTGTTATTCCAAAAGAAGGATCTAATATGTGGGTTGATGCAATGGTTATTCCATCAACAGCACAAAATGTTGAGTTAGCTCATGAGTTTATTAACTTCATGCAACGTCCGGACATCGCTCAAATGAATACAGAATATGTCATGTATTCAACACCAAATACAGAAGCATTAGCAAATGTAACTGATGAGGAATGGACACAAAATGAAGCGTACAGCCCATCAAAAGAGTTATTAAGCTCTTTACCTATGGAAACATTCCGTGATCCAGGTTCATTTATTACAGAATATGATCGTATCTGGACAGAGGTTCTAGCAACTTCTAATCGATAA
- a CDS encoding ABC transporter permease produces MVKKWMSRLYLSIMFLFLYAPIAVLIVFSFNDSKSSGRWSGFSLRWYEELFNDSKMQTAIFYTVIVAIVATIIATIVGTFTSIGIYKLTKKTKAFVLNINYLPVISPDIVLAVALMMLFKTVKLNFGFTTMLLAHIMFCIPYVVLSVLPRLYAMNPNMAEAAMDLGATPMQAIRKVVIPEIMPGIMAGALMAFTMSIDDFVISYFTAGNGVTNLSIEVYSMAKRGIKPTVNALATIMVSLVLVSVLVSNKLSIKNKKGA; encoded by the coding sequence ATGGTAAAAAAATGGATGTCTAGATTATATTTATCAATTATGTTTTTATTCTTATATGCACCGATTGCTGTATTAATTGTCTTTTCGTTCAATGACTCTAAGTCAAGTGGACGTTGGTCTGGTTTTTCACTGCGCTGGTATGAAGAATTATTTAACGATAGTAAAATGCAAACGGCAATCTTCTATACTGTAATTGTTGCTATTGTAGCGACAATTATTGCAACAATTGTTGGAACATTTACGTCGATTGGTATTTATAAATTAACTAAGAAAACAAAAGCATTTGTTTTAAATATTAACTACTTACCAGTTATTAGTCCAGATATTGTTTTAGCAGTTGCATTAATGATGTTATTTAAAACCGTTAAACTAAACTTTGGATTTACGACAATGTTACTTGCTCATATTATGTTTTGCATTCCTTATGTGGTCTTATCAGTTTTACCACGTTTATATGCGATGAATCCAAATATGGCTGAAGCTGCAATGGATTTAGGTGCAACACCGATGCAAGCTATCCGTAAGGTAGTCATTCCTGAAATTATGCCAGGAATCATGGCAGGCGCATTAATGGCATTTACGATGTCAATTGATGATTTTGTTATCAGTTACTTTACAGCTGGTAATGGAGTGACGAATTTATCAATTGAAGTTTATTCAATGGCAAAGCGTGGAATTAAACCTACTGTAAATGCACTTGCTACTATCATGGTGAGTTTAGTACTAGTGTCAGTTTTAGTTTCTAATAAACTATCAATAAAGAATAAAAAGGGGGCTTAA
- a CDS encoding ABC transporter permease translates to MHESTKRLSYPYIVWISIMIIIPMLLIFLYSIIDPSDGNPMAFRFTLSNYISFFDPIYTSTLVRSLWIAALSTLICLVLGYPLAWIISQFKVERQSSILLLFIMPMWINMLLRTYAWITILGKNGILNNILGIFNLGPFDFMYTDFAVILGMVYNFLPFMVLPIYTSITKVDKNLIDAARDLGANSKQVFTRVVFPLTLPGIITGIIMVFLPAVSTFVIPQLLGGGQYMMIGNLIEKQFLLTGNWYFGSALSMVLMLFILLSIWLMKKFDSGDQAGGALPW, encoded by the coding sequence ATGCATGAATCAACAAAACGATTAAGTTATCCTTATATTGTTTGGATTTCTATTATGATCATCATCCCAATGTTACTGATTTTCTTATATAGTATCATTGATCCAAGTGATGGAAATCCGATGGCCTTTCGATTTACATTATCAAATTATATCAGCTTTTTTGATCCTATTTATACGTCAACGCTCGTGCGTTCGTTATGGATCGCGGCATTATCTACTTTAATTTGTTTAGTATTGGGGTATCCACTTGCATGGATTATTTCTCAATTTAAGGTAGAACGCCAATCATCTATTTTATTGCTTTTTATCATGCCAATGTGGATTAACATGTTGCTTCGTACATACGCATGGATTACAATTTTAGGTAAGAATGGAATTTTAAATAATATATTAGGCATTTTTAATCTTGGGCCATTTGATTTCATGTATACAGACTTTGCTGTTATCTTAGGGATGGTCTATAATTTCCTACCGTTTATGGTGTTACCTATTTATACATCAATTACAAAAGTAGATAAAAATTTAATTGATGCTGCTCGTGATTTAGGAGCAAATAGTAAACAAGTCTTTACACGTGTAGTATTTCCGCTGACATTACCAGGGATTATTACAGGAATCATCATGGTATTTTTACCGGCAGTAAGTACTTTTGTTATTCCACAATTATTAGGTGGAGGTCAATACATGATGATTGGTAATCTGATTGAAAAACAATTCTTATTAACTGGAAATTGGTATTTTGGTTCTGCATTATCAATGGTTCTAATGCTATTTATTCTCCTATCTATCTGGTTAATGAAAAAATTTGATTCAGGTGATCAAGCAGGAGGTGCATTACCATGGTAA
- the potA gene encoding spermidine/putrescine ABC transporter ATP-binding protein yields MTKVPLIEIKNLTKEYDGDIVLKGIDLTIHENEFVTLLGPSGCGKTTLLRIIGGFDTPTSGEVEFNGKDLIQIPSYKREINTVFQKYALFPHLNVFDNIAFGLRMKNVPEAEVTERVNRMLKMIKLTDYAKRSIDSLSGGQQQRIAIARALVNRPKVLLLDEPLGALDLKLRQDMQYELKEIQREMGITFIFVTHDQEEALTMSDTIVVLNDGLIQQIGTPVDIYNEPRNRFVANFIGESNIINATMIEDYKVEFEGHIFECVDRGYNPNETVEVVIRPEDLQIVSKENGAFTGIVDSVIFKGVHYEIIVMVEGREYIVHSTQSAEVGVEVGMTVAPADIHVMEVGV; encoded by the coding sequence ATGACTAAAGTACCATTAATTGAAATCAAAAACTTAACTAAAGAATACGATGGGGATATCGTTTTAAAAGGGATTGACTTAACCATTCATGAGAATGAGTTTGTGACATTACTTGGGCCATCTGGGTGTGGGAAAACAACATTATTACGTATTATTGGTGGATTCGATACACCAACATCGGGTGAAGTTGAATTCAACGGAAAAGATTTAATTCAAATCCCATCGTATAAGCGCGAGATTAATACGGTCTTCCAAAAATATGCCCTTTTTCCGCATTTAAATGTGTTTGATAATATCGCGTTTGGTTTACGTATGAAAAACGTCCCTGAAGCAGAGGTGACAGAACGTGTAAACCGCATGTTAAAAATGATTAAACTTACTGATTATGCCAAACGAAGTATTGATTCATTATCAGGTGGACAACAACAACGTATTGCCATTGCTCGTGCATTAGTTAATCGCCCTAAAGTTTTATTATTAGATGAGCCTCTAGGTGCATTAGATTTAAAATTACGTCAAGATATGCAATATGAATTAAAAGAGATTCAACGTGAAATGGGAATTACATTCATCTTCGTTACTCATGATCAAGAAGAAGCTTTAACCATGTCAGATACGATTGTTGTTTTAAATGATGGATTAATTCAGCAAATTGGAACACCAGTTGATATTTACAATGAACCACGTAACCGATTTGTTGCTAACTTCATTGGTGAAAGTAATATTATAAATGCAACAATGATTGAAGATTATAAAGTTGAGTTTGAAGGACATATCTTTGAGTGTGTGGATCGCGGATATAACCCGAATGAGACGGTGGAAGTTGTCATTCGTCCAGAAGATTTACAAATTGTTTCGAAAGAAAACGGAGCCTTTACTGGAATCGTTGATAGTGTTATTTTTAAAGGTGTTCACTATGAAATTATTGTCATGGTAGAAGGCCGTGAATATATTGTTCACAGTACACAAAGTGCTGAAGTCGGAGTAGAAGTAGGGATGACAGTTGCCCCGGCAGATATTCATGTTATGGAAGTTGGTGTTTAG
- a CDS encoding helix-turn-helix domain-containing protein, whose translation MIIGEKIRRLRMELQLTQEELADRTELTKGYISQVERDLASPSIATLVDILEALGTTLGEFFSDEKSDEKIVFKQEDVFIKEEPDYNMTIRWIIPNAQKNEMEPIIIDLEPGGMSYDDEPHHGEEFGYVLKGEVELVLGAKRYKVKKGESFYYKADVDHKLKNNSKVPASVLWVATPPTF comes from the coding sequence ATGATTATAGGAGAAAAAATAAGGCGCCTAAGAATGGAACTTCAATTAACTCAAGAAGAGTTAGCTGATCGTACTGAATTAACTAAAGGATATATTTCTCAAGTAGAACGTGATTTAGCTTCTCCATCCATTGCAACACTTGTTGACATTTTAGAAGCCTTAGGAACAACATTGGGTGAATTTTTCTCAGATGAAAAATCAGATGAAAAGATTGTTTTTAAACAGGAGGATGTTTTCATAAAAGAAGAACCAGATTATAATATGACCATTCGTTGGATTATTCCTAATGCCCAAAAAAATGAAATGGAGCCTATCATTATTGATCTCGAACCTGGAGGGATGTCTTACGATGATGAGCCACATCACGGAGAAGAGTTCGGTTATGTTTTAAAAGGTGAGGTAGAACTTGTTTTAGGTGCCAAAAGATATAAAGTTAAAAAAGGTGAGAGCTTTTATTATAAAGCGGATGTGGATCATAAATTAAAAAACAATTCAAAAGTGCCCGCATCTGTTCTTTGGGTTGCAACACCCCCAACATTCTAG
- the typA gene encoding translational GTPase TypA codes for MNIKNIAIIAHVDHGKTTLVDQLLRQAGTFRENEAVADRVMDSNDLERERGITILAKNTAIDYKDYRINILDTPGHADFAGEVERIMNMVDGVLLVVDAYEGTMPQTRFVLKKALEQKLTPIVVVNKIDRPAARPEEVVDEVLELFIELGADDDQLEFPVVYCSALNGTASISSDPADQEENMEAIFESILENIPDPGMDPNGTLQFQPALLDYNDYVGRIGIGRIVRGTINVNQMVSICRLDGSTQQFRITKLFGFLGLKRVEIESAQAGDIVAIAGLPDINVGETVCEIGKEEALPILHIDEPTLKMTFSTNSSPFSGQEGKHVTASKIDERLYKEIQRDVSLLVERVGTKEEWVVSGRGELHLSILLENMRREGFELEVSKPEVIIREIDGVLCEPYEYVQIEAPEEHVGSVIEAMGYRKGQLQNMIHNENGQVRLIYDVPSRALIGFMTEFLTLTKGYGIINHTFSEYRPMEKGSVGERKNGALVSMENGKATNYGLMGLEDRGIMFIEPGAPVYEGMIVGENNKDLDLAVNVTRAKQLTNCRSAGKDNTVVLKKPRLITLEYALEYINEDELVEITPTSVRLRKKILDTNERKKFDKRKKYADQ; via the coding sequence ATGAATATTAAAAATATTGCCATTATTGCCCACGTCGATCACGGTAAAACGACGTTAGTCGATCAGTTATTACGTCAAGCGGGAACATTCCGTGAAAATGAAGCAGTAGCTGACCGTGTCATGGACTCTAACGATTTAGAGCGTGAGCGTGGAATTACGATTTTAGCGAAAAATACTGCGATTGATTATAAAGATTATCGTATTAACATTTTAGATACACCAGGACATGCTGACTTCGCGGGAGAAGTTGAACGTATTATGAACATGGTAGATGGTGTTTTATTAGTTGTTGATGCTTACGAAGGAACAATGCCTCAGACTCGTTTCGTATTAAAGAAAGCATTAGAGCAAAAATTAACACCAATCGTGGTGGTTAATAAAATTGACCGTCCAGCTGCAAGACCTGAAGAAGTTGTTGATGAAGTATTAGAATTATTCATCGAATTAGGAGCTGACGACGATCAATTAGAATTCCCTGTTGTTTATTGTTCAGCATTAAACGGAACAGCAAGCATAAGCTCTGATCCAGCTGATCAAGAAGAAAACATGGAAGCAATCTTTGAATCAATCTTAGAAAATATTCCAGATCCAGGAATGGATCCGAATGGAACATTACAATTCCAACCAGCTTTATTAGACTATAATGATTATGTTGGACGTATTGGGATTGGACGTATCGTTCGAGGAACAATCAATGTTAACCAAATGGTTTCAATCTGTCGTTTAGATGGATCAACGCAACAATTCCGTATCACAAAATTATTTGGATTCTTAGGATTAAAGCGTGTTGAAATTGAATCAGCACAAGCTGGAGATATCGTTGCAATCGCTGGTTTACCAGATATCAACGTTGGGGAAACGGTTTGTGAAATCGGTAAAGAAGAAGCGTTACCAATCTTACACATTGATGAACCAACATTAAAAATGACATTCTCAACAAACTCTTCTCCATTCTCAGGACAAGAAGGAAAACACGTGACAGCATCTAAAATTGATGAACGTTTATACAAAGAAATTCAACGTGACGTTTCATTATTAGTTGAACGTGTTGGAACAAAAGAAGAGTGGGTTGTTTCAGGACGTGGAGAACTTCACTTATCAATCTTACTTGAAAACATGCGCCGTGAAGGATTCGAATTAGAAGTTTCTAAACCAGAAGTTATCATTCGTGAAATCGATGGTGTATTATGTGAACCATATGAGTATGTTCAAATCGAAGCACCTGAAGAACATGTTGGAAGTGTCATTGAAGCGATGGGATACCGTAAAGGTCAATTACAAAATATGATTCATAACGAAAATGGACAAGTTCGTTTAATTTATGATGTACCATCTCGTGCTTTAATCGGATTCATGACAGAATTCTTAACATTAACAAAAGGTTACGGAATCATCAACCATACATTCTCTGAATACCGCCCAATGGAAAAAGGATCAGTTGGAGAACGTAAAAATGGTGCTTTAGTTTCTATGGAAAATGGAAAAGCAACAAACTACGGTTTAATGGGATTAGAAGATCGCGGAATCATGTTCATTGAACCAGGAGCTCCTGTTTACGAAGGAATGATCGTTGGTGAAAACAACAAAGATTTAGACTTAGCAGTCAATGTTACACGTGCAAAACAATTAACAAACTGCCGTTCAGCGGGTAAAGATAATACAGTTGTATTAAAGAAACCACGTCTAATCACATTAGAGTATGCCTTAGAATATATTAATGAAGACGAATTAGTAGAAATTACTCCTACATCAGTTCGCTTACGTAAGAAAATTTTAGATACAAATGAGCGTAAAAAATTCGATAAACGTAAAAAATACGCTGATCAATAA
- the holA gene encoding DNA polymerase III subunit delta — MAIYTILGEQTVLCEKKINDLLTKHQIESFDVVSYDMKEATIQEALFDLQTVAFLSNKKAVIVRNPSFLTGKEGKGDPAHDLNAFINFLEHPVTENILIIYAPYEKLDERKKVVKILRKQSEVFTFETYSEQSLKQWAEKKLKAEGIECHPKAIELLIKLTHAKIDVLYHEIEKIYLYFIDQPSKILSVEVVELLVARQLEDNVFLLTDALVQRKIKEAYLIYEDLMTQNEEPFKLLILIANQFRLMSQVIGLSKQGYRETDIAKTLNVHPYRVKLIHGQSHRFEQETIAKYLYQLADIDYKIKSGVLQKELALEMFILNL, encoded by the coding sequence ATGGCGATTTATACAATCCTCGGCGAACAAACAGTTTTGTGCGAGAAAAAAATTAATGATTTATTAACGAAACATCAAATTGAATCATTCGATGTGGTGTCCTATGACATGAAAGAAGCGACCATTCAAGAAGCACTTTTTGATTTACAAACAGTCGCCTTCTTAAGTAATAAAAAAGCGGTGATCGTTCGTAACCCATCCTTTTTAACTGGTAAGGAGGGGAAGGGTGATCCCGCACATGATTTAAATGCTTTTATAAACTTTTTAGAACATCCTGTGACAGAAAATATCCTCATTATTTATGCTCCTTATGAAAAACTCGATGAACGTAAAAAAGTAGTAAAGATTTTAAGGAAGCAATCAGAAGTGTTTACATTTGAAACTTATTCAGAGCAATCGCTCAAACAGTGGGCAGAGAAGAAGTTAAAAGCTGAAGGAATTGAATGTCATCCAAAAGCCATAGAATTATTGATTAAATTGACCCATGCTAAAATTGATGTGCTGTACCATGAAATTGAGAAGATTTATCTTTATTTCATTGATCAACCATCAAAAATTTTATCAGTAGAAGTCGTTGAGTTGTTAGTGGCCCGTCAATTAGAAGATAACGTGTTTTTACTAACAGATGCACTGGTTCAACGTAAGATTAAAGAGGCTTATCTCATCTATGAAGATTTAATGACACAAAATGAAGAGCCATTTAAGTTACTCATTTTAATTGCGAATCAATTTCGATTAATGTCTCAAGTGATTGGGCTAAGTAAACAAGGCTATCGTGAGACTGATATTGCAAAAACACTTAATGTGCATCCGTATCGTGTGAAGTTAATTCATGGACAATCCCATCGTTTTGAACAAGAGACGATTGCAAAGTATTTATATCAATTAGCGGATATTGATTATAAGATTAAATCTGGTGTACTACAAAAAGAGTTAGCACTAGAGATGTTTATCCTAAATTTATAA